The Bacillus sp. Y1 genome has a window encoding:
- a CDS encoding glycine C-acetyltransferase, translated as MSSKKLAKFLTENLEDLKGKGLYNVIDPLESANGPMITINGKELVNLSSNNYLGLATDSRLKEAATEAIQQFGVGAGAVRTINGTLKLHLELEEKLAQFKQTEAAIAYQSGFNCNMAAISGIMDKDDAILSDELNHASIIDGCRLSRAKIIRYNHSDMDDLRVKAKEATESGLYNKVMVITDGVFSMDGDIAKLPEIVQIAEEFDLITYVDDAHGSGVLGKGAGTVKHFGLSDKVDLQIGTLSKAIGVVGGYVAGKQDLIDWLKVRSRPFLFSTSLTPADVAASIRAIELLTESSELNEKLWENANYLKAGLVKLGFNIGDSETPITPCIIGEEVKTQEFSKRLYEEGVYAKSIVFPTVPRGTGRVRNMPSAAHTKEMLDQALVIYERVGKELGIISEEA; from the coding sequence ATGTCAAGTAAGAAATTAGCGAAGTTTTTAACTGAAAATCTCGAAGATTTAAAGGGGAAGGGTCTTTATAACGTCATCGACCCATTAGAAAGCGCGAACGGTCCAATGATTACAATTAACGGAAAAGAGCTTGTGAATCTTTCCTCCAATAACTATCTAGGACTTGCAACCGATTCTCGTCTAAAAGAAGCAGCAACAGAAGCCATCCAACAGTTTGGAGTAGGAGCGGGTGCTGTACGAACAATCAATGGAACGTTAAAGCTTCACTTAGAACTTGAGGAGAAATTAGCTCAATTTAAGCAAACAGAAGCCGCCATTGCCTACCAATCAGGATTTAATTGTAATATGGCTGCCATCTCAGGAATTATGGATAAAGACGACGCGATTCTATCTGATGAATTAAACCATGCTTCCATTATCGATGGCTGCCGCTTATCACGAGCAAAAATCATTCGTTACAATCATTCAGACATGGATGATCTTCGTGTAAAGGCAAAGGAAGCAACAGAATCAGGACTTTACAATAAAGTAATGGTGATTACGGACGGGGTATTTTCGATGGACGGTGATATTGCCAAGCTTCCTGAAATCGTTCAAATTGCAGAAGAGTTTGATTTAATTACGTACGTAGATGATGCGCACGGTTCTGGTGTACTCGGAAAGGGTGCAGGAACGGTTAAGCACTTCGGATTATCCGACAAAGTAGATCTACAAATAGGAACTTTATCAAAAGCCATTGGAGTGGTCGGGGGATATGTGGCAGGGAAGCAAGATTTAATTGACTGGTTGAAGGTTCGCAGTAGACCGTTTTTATTCTCCACCTCTTTAACTCCGGCCGATGTGGCTGCAAGTATTCGTGCCATCGAGTTATTAACGGAAAGCTCGGAACTGAACGAAAAGCTTTGGGAAAATGCGAATTATTTAAAAGCAGGCCTTGTCAAATTAGGCTTTAATATCGGCGACAGTGAAACACCAATTACTCCATGCATTATTGGTGAGGAAGTAAAAACTCAAGAGTTTAGCAAGCGTCTTTATGAAGAGGGTGTGTACGCCAAATCGATTGTCTTCCCAACCGTACCAAGAGGGACTGGAAGGGTAAGGAATATGCCTTCCGCAGCTCATACAAAGGAGATGCTAGATCAAGCGCTTGTCATCTATGAAAGAGTTGGGAAAGAGCTAGGAATCATCTCAGAGGAAGCATAA
- a CDS encoding putative selenate ABC transporter substrate-binding protein, with amino-acid sequence MKRLVTFFAFVLLLGLLSGCAEENKETSEQEETTKQTLKIGAIPDQDVSVLSRSMGEVADYLSAETGLEVEYVPSVDYAALVTAFERGEIQLAWFGGLTGVQARSLVPDAEAIAQRPRDEEFHSVFIAQKELGLTSLSDLKGKSFTFGSESSTSGHLMPRYYLMEEGIDADQDFNGKPSYSGSHDKTYKLVESGAYQTGALNEAVWEAAVAEGKVDTNKVDVFYTTPAYYDYHWTINTLEGYDIDVKQKITDALLSMGSEQQTILDLFQTDKFIETKNENYEAIEKVAKQIGIIK; translated from the coding sequence ATGAAAAGATTAGTAACTTTTTTTGCGTTTGTTTTACTGCTTGGTCTTCTAAGCGGTTGTGCGGAAGAGAATAAAGAGACATCTGAACAAGAAGAAACAACAAAGCAAACTCTAAAAATTGGTGCAATTCCTGACCAAGATGTTTCGGTTTTAAGTCGAAGCATGGGCGAAGTGGCAGACTATCTTTCTGCTGAGACTGGATTAGAGGTTGAATACGTACCATCCGTAGACTATGCAGCGCTAGTTACTGCCTTTGAACGGGGAGAAATCCAACTAGCTTGGTTTGGTGGCTTAACGGGTGTTCAAGCAAGAAGCCTAGTTCCTGATGCGGAAGCTATCGCTCAAAGACCTCGTGATGAAGAATTCCACTCAGTTTTTATCGCTCAAAAAGAACTTGGATTAACATCGTTGAGTGATTTAAAAGGAAAAAGCTTTACTTTTGGAAGTGAAAGCTCAACTTCTGGACATTTAATGCCTCGATATTATTTAATGGAAGAAGGAATTGATGCCGATCAAGATTTCAACGGCAAACCCTCTTACTCTGGTTCTCACGACAAAACTTATAAGCTAGTAGAATCAGGTGCTTATCAAACGGGTGCACTAAACGAAGCTGTTTGGGAAGCAGCAGTAGCAGAAGGAAAAGTCGATACGAACAAGGTGGATGTATTTTATACGACCCCTGCCTACTACGATTATCACTGGACAATTAATACGCTTGAAGGATACGATATCGACGTAAAGCAAAAAATAACAGATGCCCTTCTCTCTATGGGTAGTGAACAGCAAACGATTTTGGACCTTTTCCAAACGGATAAGTTTATTGAAACAAAAAATGAAAACTACGAAGCCATTGAAAAAGTGGCAAAACAAATCGGTATTATTAAATAG
- the selA gene encoding L-seryl-tRNA(Sec) selenium transferase → MKEFVRYIPPIHELQKDARFSTLTQTYGIDTNEMSSILKNVVSTIREQLLSACWEGELPGSQPFIDELFQKIEYELKHVYQYTIKRVINATGTILHTNLGRARLSQNAMDHVIQAAQNYSNLEYKLAEGERGSRHAHVEELIKRLTGAEAAMVVNNNAAAVFLILRALAFQKEVIVSRGQLVEIGGSFRISSIMEESGAKLVEVGTTNKTHLYDFEKAISEDTAMIMKVHTSNFKVIGFTKSVETSDLVDLANRHTSVIFYEDLGSGALYDYSQHGIGEEPVVSDILNQGVDIVSFSGDKLLGGPQAGVIAGKKILIDQLKKHQLARVLRVDKMTLAALEGTLLDYSKGTTATQTIPVVRDLLATKKMLQIRTNQFIDRLTQQSSGYTVTSKESTSQVGGGTMPDVELPTVVVHIKSESMSVETLAYRLRTENTPPIVARIQKEELLLDLRTVTVEEADMIIDALVSLDRMMSKEL, encoded by the coding sequence TTGAAAGAGTTTGTACGATATATACCACCGATTCACGAGCTTCAAAAAGACGCTCGTTTTTCTACACTCACACAAACATACGGAATTGATACAAACGAAATGAGTTCTATTTTAAAAAATGTCGTCAGTACCATTCGCGAGCAATTACTATCTGCTTGCTGGGAAGGGGAATTACCGGGATCTCAACCATTTATAGATGAGCTCTTTCAAAAAATAGAATATGAATTAAAACACGTTTATCAATATACGATTAAAAGAGTCATTAATGCCACTGGAACCATTTTACATACAAATCTTGGCAGAGCTCGCCTCAGCCAAAACGCTATGGATCATGTCATTCAAGCCGCCCAAAACTACTCCAACCTCGAATATAAGTTAGCAGAAGGAGAAAGAGGCTCACGACATGCTCATGTAGAGGAGCTTATTAAACGATTAACTGGTGCAGAAGCGGCAATGGTCGTTAATAACAACGCAGCAGCGGTTTTTCTCATTCTCCGAGCGCTAGCATTTCAAAAAGAAGTGATCGTATCAAGAGGGCAACTGGTTGAAATAGGTGGTTCCTTCCGTATTTCTTCTATTATGGAAGAGAGTGGGGCAAAGCTCGTAGAAGTAGGAACGACAAACAAAACTCATTTGTATGATTTTGAAAAAGCTATTAGTGAAGACACAGCGATGATTATGAAGGTACATACAAGTAATTTTAAAGTGATTGGATTTACAAAATCAGTTGAAACATCCGATTTGGTGGATTTAGCAAATCGCCATACGTCTGTTATTTTTTATGAGGATTTAGGTAGCGGTGCACTATACGACTATAGTCAGCATGGAATAGGGGAAGAACCCGTTGTATCTGATATTCTTAACCAAGGGGTAGACATTGTCTCTTTTAGTGGGGATAAGCTGCTTGGTGGACCACAAGCAGGGGTAATTGCTGGTAAGAAGATATTAATCGATCAATTGAAAAAACATCAACTTGCACGTGTGCTGCGTGTAGATAAGATGACACTAGCAGCCCTTGAGGGGACTTTACTTGATTATAGTAAAGGGACCACAGCAACTCAAACCATTCCAGTGGTGCGAGATTTACTTGCCACAAAAAAGATGTTACAAATACGAACCAATCAGTTTATCGACCGGCTAACACAACAATCAAGCGGCTATACAGTGACAAGCAAGGAGTCAACTAGCCAAGTAGGTGGAGGAACGATGCCAGACGTGGAGCTTCCTACTGTTGTTGTTCATATCAAAAGTGAGTCCATGTCCGTAGAAACACTAGCATACCGTCTAAGAACAGAAAATACCCCTCCTATTGTGGCACGTATTCAAAAGGAAGAACTATTACTGGATTTACGAACGGTCACAGTAGAAGAAGCGGATATGATTATTGATGCGCTAGTTTCCTTAGATAGGATGATGTCAAAAGAGCTGTAG
- the sspO gene encoding small acid-soluble spore protein O — protein MAKRKANHVIPTTNAASAQGAGAGYNEEFSNEPLTEMQKKNNKKRKKNQ, from the coding sequence ATGGCAAAAAGAAAGGCAAACCATGTAATCCCAACCACGAACGCGGCTAGCGCTCAAGGAGCTGGTGCTGGTTATAATGAGGAATTTTCAAACGAACCATTAACGGAAATGCAAAAGAAAAATAATAAAAAGAGAAAGAAAAATCAATAG
- a CDS encoding Hsp20/alpha crystallin family protein, translating into MTSSKKNSDSQSIDKWLEALFLDPLTTFLDETAFRLDIFESGTQFIIEADIPEQSTETTVALQENTVIISVNCGGKLRSRKVDWPFDVREHEVGAYQIDQVLEISIDKEKTLAPVDRLIEIKR; encoded by the coding sequence ATGACATCTTCAAAAAAGAATTCTGACTCCCAGTCGATCGACAAATGGTTAGAAGCCTTATTTTTGGACCCGCTTACAACCTTTTTGGACGAAACTGCCTTTCGATTAGATATTTTTGAATCAGGGACTCAGTTTATTATCGAAGCAGATATTCCTGAACAATCCACTGAAACAACCGTTGCCCTTCAGGAGAATACGGTTATTATTTCTGTCAATTGTGGCGGAAAGCTTCGATCAAGAAAGGTGGATTGGCCATTTGATGTGAGAGAACATGAGGTTGGTGCGTACCAAATCGATCAAGTACTAGAGATTTCTATTGATAAGGAAAAAACGTTAGCGCCGGTAGACCGTCTAATAGAGATAAAGAGGTAG
- a CDS encoding L-threonine 3-dehydrogenase, which produces MKRILITGALGQIGSELTVKLRELYGADNVVATDIRKNESEAALSGPFEVVDVTDGARMLDVAKKYKTDTVIHMAALLSATAEANPVFAWNLNMGGLMNALETARETKSQFFTPSSIGAFGPTTPKVNTPQDTIHRPTTMYGVNKVAGELLSDYYYHRYGVDTRGLRFPGLISYVTAPGGGTTDYAVEIYYKALKFGQYTSYIKEGTYMDMMYMPDALTAIVDLMEADSSQLIHRNSFNVTAMSFAPEEIAAEIKKHIPHFTMKYDVDPIRQGIADSWPDSIDCTAAKEEWGFKADFNLETMTIDMLDKLRKKII; this is translated from the coding sequence ATGAAACGCATTTTGATAACGGGGGCATTAGGGCAAATCGGGTCAGAGCTAACCGTTAAATTAAGAGAATTATACGGTGCTGACAATGTAGTGGCGACAGATATTCGTAAAAATGAAAGCGAAGCAGCTTTAAGTGGACCATTTGAAGTTGTCGATGTGACAGACGGAGCTAGAATGCTTGATGTCGCGAAGAAGTACAAAACAGATACCGTTATTCATATGGCCGCACTTCTTTCAGCGACAGCAGAAGCAAATCCTGTGTTTGCTTGGAATTTAAATATGGGTGGGTTAATGAATGCTTTAGAAACAGCTCGCGAGACCAAAAGTCAGTTTTTCACTCCGAGCTCAATTGGAGCTTTTGGTCCAACGACTCCGAAAGTAAATACCCCTCAAGACACTATACACCGTCCAACCACGATGTACGGGGTAAATAAGGTCGCAGGTGAGCTGCTTTCTGATTATTATTATCATCGCTACGGAGTTGATACGAGAGGTCTCCGTTTCCCTGGATTAATTTCCTACGTAACAGCACCAGGTGGAGGGACGACTGATTACGCAGTAGAAATCTATTACAAGGCTCTTAAATTTGGACAGTATACCTCCTATATCAAAGAAGGAACGTACATGGATATGATGTACATGCCGGATGCTTTAACTGCTATTGTTGATTTAATGGAGGCGGATTCATCTCAACTTATCCATCGCAATTCCTTTAATGTGACCGCTATGAGCTTTGCACCAGAAGAAATTGCGGCTGAAATTAAAAAGCATATTCCACATTTCACGATGAAATACGATGTTGACCCCATTCGACAAGGGATTGCTGACAGTTGGCCGGATTCGATTGATTGTACCGCTGCCAAGGAAGAATGGGGATTTAAGGCGGATTTTAATTTAGAGACGATGACCATCGACATGCTGGATAAATTAAGAAAGAAAATCATATAA
- the selD gene encoding selenide, water dikinase SelD has product MSELEKVRLTSLSTKAGUGCKIGPEDLAQVLRLLPEQKRTPELLVGHETSDDAGVYQLTDSLAIIQTIDYFTPIVDDPYMFGQIAAANALSDVYAMGGTPKTALNIVGYPVKKLGAEILSEILKGASDKVVEAGALTIGGHSIDDQEPKFGLSVTGIVEPNKIWKNIGANPGDVLVLTKPIGVGIMTTGIKRAVVTKEQEETVTLLMAELNKQACERLKDFTPHAVTDVTGFGLLGHASEMARGSDVSFEIDLERVPVLNGTYELAEQGIVPGGSKSNHKWLEKDIAYGTDISIQEQLVLCDAITSGGLLIALPLEDAEKYTSLDSRYTIIGQVVEKKDKLIYVK; this is encoded by the coding sequence ATGAGCGAGTTAGAAAAAGTAAGACTAACTTCCCTTTCTACAAAGGCTGGTTGAGGCTGTAAAATTGGTCCTGAGGACTTAGCGCAAGTTTTGCGCCTTTTACCTGAACAAAAAAGAACACCAGAGCTATTAGTGGGACACGAAACGTCTGACGATGCAGGTGTGTACCAGTTAACCGATTCTTTAGCCATCATTCAAACAATTGATTATTTTACACCAATTGTGGATGACCCATATATGTTTGGTCAAATTGCAGCAGCTAATGCGTTGAGTGATGTATACGCCATGGGTGGAACACCGAAAACGGCATTAAATATTGTTGGATACCCTGTCAAAAAGCTGGGAGCTGAAATTTTATCTGAGATCTTAAAAGGTGCGAGTGATAAGGTAGTTGAGGCTGGTGCCTTAACGATCGGAGGTCACTCCATTGATGATCAAGAGCCTAAATTTGGACTTTCAGTGACTGGTATCGTTGAACCAAATAAAATTTGGAAAAACATTGGTGCAAATCCTGGTGATGTGCTTGTCTTGACGAAACCCATTGGTGTTGGCATTATGACTACTGGAATTAAGCGGGCTGTTGTAACAAAGGAACAAGAGGAAACGGTTACCCTGCTTATGGCGGAGTTGAACAAACAGGCTTGTGAACGATTGAAGGATTTCACTCCTCATGCCGTAACAGATGTAACAGGATTTGGCTTACTTGGTCATGCGAGTGAGATGGCTCGCGGAAGTGATGTTAGTTTTGAAATTGATTTAGAGCGAGTACCAGTTCTTAATGGTACATATGAGCTGGCCGAGCAAGGAATTGTTCCTGGAGGTTCTAAGTCCAATCACAAATGGCTTGAAAAAGATATTGCGTATGGAACAGACATAAGCATACAGGAACAGCTTGTCCTTTGTGATGCAATTACATCGGGTGGACTTTTGATTGCCCTTCCATTGGAAGATGCGGAGAAGTATACCTCACTTGATTCCCGATATACGATCATTGGTCAAGTAGTTGAAAAGAAAGACAAACTTATTTATGTAAAATAG
- a CDS encoding small acid-soluble spore protein P: MNKNDGKDMRKNAPKGHNNGSQPEPLSGSKKVKNRNHTRQKHNSGHDM, encoded by the coding sequence ATGAACAAAAATGACGGAAAAGACATGCGTAAAAATGCACCAAAAGGTCACAACAACGGAAGCCAACCAGAGCCACTTAGCGGTTCAAAAAAGGTGAAAAACCGTAACCATACGAGACAAAAGCATAACTCAGGACATGATATGTAA
- a CDS encoding phosphonate ABC transporter ATP-binding protein, with protein sequence METSQNIIELKDVSVSFDGKIALSSLSLFIKKGERIALIGPSGAGKSTLLNVLSLSNLSGTGTIMIDGQSPSFYRNRKIRAKKIGVIRQQFDLVNALPVVHNVLAGKLADWSLFRSVLSLVIPQEKEIAEHALTRVGLGHKIFEQTGSLSGGEQQRVALARLLVQQPEIILADEPVASLDPARSEDVLDILTKLVQEEKQTLVTSLHSVDYAKKYFTRVIGLRQGGMVFDLPVDQLTDRHLKELYKLRETM encoded by the coding sequence GTGGAGACCAGTCAAAACATCATCGAATTAAAAGATGTATCAGTCTCTTTTGACGGGAAGATAGCCTTATCTTCCCTTTCTTTATTCATTAAAAAGGGTGAACGAATTGCCTTAATTGGCCCGAGTGGTGCGGGAAAAAGCACACTTTTAAATGTGCTATCTTTGTCAAATCTCAGTGGAACGGGAACAATAATGATTGATGGGCAATCTCCTTCCTTTTATCGTAATCGTAAAATACGTGCCAAAAAAATTGGTGTTATTCGTCAGCAGTTCGATTTAGTCAATGCTCTCCCTGTCGTACATAACGTCTTAGCTGGGAAACTAGCTGACTGGAGTTTATTCAGATCTGTTCTTTCGCTAGTGATTCCTCAAGAGAAGGAAATCGCCGAACATGCACTTACACGAGTAGGATTGGGTCACAAAATTTTTGAGCAAACCGGTTCATTGTCTGGTGGTGAGCAGCAGCGTGTGGCGTTAGCCAGATTGCTCGTGCAACAGCCTGAAATTATTTTAGCCGATGAACCTGTGGCGTCTCTCGATCCTGCTCGATCGGAAGATGTGTTAGACATATTAACAAAGCTTGTTCAAGAAGAAAAACAAACACTGGTAACTAGCCTTCATTCCGTTGATTATGCAAAAAAGTACTTTACTAGAGTCATTGGTCTAAGACAAGGTGGAATGGTTTTCGATCTTCCTGTTGACCAATTAACGGATCGTCACCTAAAAGAGTTATACAAACTGAGGGAGACGATGTAA
- a CDS encoding Rdx family protein, whose product MTKLELIPASGGVFEVTVNGEKMYSKAETGVFPKSPDIIAKMES is encoded by the coding sequence ATTACGAAACTAGAGCTCATACCTGCTTCAGGTGGGGTATTCGAAGTTACGGTAAATGGAGAAAAGATGTATTCTAAAGCTGAAACGGGCGTATTTCCAAAAAGCCCAGATATTATCGCAAAAATGGAAAGCTAA
- the acnA gene encoding aconitate hydratase AcnA: protein MSNQDVFQSRKSFEIDGKRYHYYHLGALEEAGIGKVSNLPYSIKVLLESVLRQYDGRVITKEHVENLAKWGTSEVKEVDVPFKPSRVILQDFTGVPAVVDLASLRKAMADLGGDPNKINPEKPVDLVIDHSVQVDKYGTADALQANMDLEFERNTERYQFLSWAQKAFDNYRAVPPATGIVHQVNLEFLAGVVLTTENADGEIEAFPDTLVGTDSHTTMINGIGVLGWGVGGIEAEAGMLGQPSYFPVPEVVGVKLIGELPNGSTATDLALKVTQVLRKQGVVNKFVEFFGPGVVSLPLADRATVANMAPEYGATCGFFPVDGEALEYMRLTGRSEEQIKLVETYCQENGLFFDPELNPVYTDVVEINLADIEANLSGPKRPQDLIPLSQMKKEFNQAITAPQGNQGFGLTESEKDKEVTVTFDNGDTTVMKTGAVAIAAITSCTNTSNPYVLVGAGLVAKKAVELGMEVPKFVKTSLAPGSKVVTGYLSDSGLLPYLDQLGFNLVGYGCTTCIGNSGPLKDEIEKAVAENDLLITSVLSGNRNFEGRIHPLVKGNYLASPPLVVAYALAGTVDIDLQKEAIGKDRNGNDVFFKDIWPTTAEVNEVVKQTVTPELFRREYENVFDDNARWNEIQTSNDSLYTFDDTSTYIQNPPFFEGLKPDPEEVTPLSGLKVVAKFGDSVTTDHISPAGAIGKNTPAGKYLLENGVEIRDFNSYGSRRGNHEVMMRGTFANIRIRNQVAPGTEGGFTTYWPTGEVTSIYDACMKYKQDGTGLIVLAGKDYGMGSSRDWAAKGTNLLGIKTVLAESFERIHRSNLVLMGVLPLQFKDGENADTLGLTGKETIDVQVDENVRPRDLLKVTATAEDGSKKEFEVLVRFDSEVEIDYYRHGGILPMVLREKLQN from the coding sequence ATGTCTAATCAAGATGTATTCCAATCCCGTAAGTCCTTTGAAATCGACGGGAAGCGCTATCACTACTATCATTTGGGAGCTTTAGAAGAAGCAGGAATTGGGAAAGTTTCTAACCTTCCATACTCTATTAAAGTATTGCTAGAGTCAGTTCTTCGTCAGTATGATGGCCGTGTTATTACAAAAGAGCATGTTGAAAACTTAGCAAAATGGGGAACAAGTGAAGTAAAAGAAGTAGACGTACCTTTCAAGCCTTCACGTGTTATTCTTCAAGACTTCACTGGTGTACCAGCAGTTGTTGACTTAGCCTCTTTAAGAAAAGCAATGGCTGATCTAGGTGGAGATCCTAACAAGATTAACCCTGAAAAACCAGTTGACCTAGTAATTGACCACTCTGTACAGGTTGATAAATATGGTACAGCTGACGCACTTCAAGCTAATATGGATCTTGAATTTGAACGTAACACAGAGCGTTATCAGTTCCTTAGCTGGGCTCAAAAAGCATTTGATAACTATCGTGCAGTTCCACCAGCTACAGGTATCGTTCACCAAGTAAACCTTGAGTTTTTAGCAGGGGTAGTATTAACTACCGAAAATGCTGATGGTGAAATTGAAGCGTTCCCAGATACATTAGTTGGAACAGATTCACACACCACAATGATCAACGGTATCGGTGTTCTTGGATGGGGTGTAGGTGGTATTGAAGCAGAAGCAGGAATGCTTGGTCAGCCTTCATACTTCCCAGTTCCTGAAGTAGTTGGGGTTAAATTAATTGGGGAACTTCCAAACGGTTCAACAGCTACTGACCTTGCCCTAAAAGTAACACAAGTTCTTCGTAAGCAAGGCGTAGTTAACAAGTTCGTTGAATTCTTTGGACCAGGTGTGGTTTCTCTACCATTAGCTGACCGTGCAACGGTTGCTAATATGGCTCCTGAGTACGGCGCAACTTGTGGGTTCTTCCCAGTAGATGGAGAAGCACTAGAATATATGCGTTTAACTGGACGTTCTGAAGAGCAAATCAAGCTTGTTGAAACATATTGCCAAGAAAACGGTTTATTCTTCGATCCAGAATTAAACCCTGTTTATACAGATGTAGTTGAAATTAATCTTGCTGACATTGAAGCGAACCTTTCTGGTCCAAAGCGTCCACAAGACTTAATTCCACTATCTCAAATGAAAAAAGAATTCAACCAAGCGATTACTGCTCCTCAAGGCAACCAAGGCTTCGGTTTAACAGAGTCTGAAAAAGACAAAGAAGTAACGGTTACTTTCGACAATGGAGACACGACTGTTATGAAGACGGGCGCTGTGGCAATCGCGGCGATTACGAGCTGTACAAATACTTCTAACCCATACGTATTAGTTGGGGCTGGCTTAGTGGCGAAAAAAGCAGTTGAGCTTGGTATGGAAGTACCTAAATTCGTTAAAACATCTTTAGCACCTGGATCAAAGGTTGTAACAGGTTATCTTTCAGATTCTGGCTTACTTCCTTATCTTGATCAATTAGGCTTCAACCTAGTAGGGTACGGATGTACAACATGTATCGGTAACTCTGGACCTCTTAAGGATGAAATCGAAAAAGCAGTGGCAGAAAATGATCTTCTAATCACATCGGTTCTTTCTGGTAACCGTAACTTTGAAGGACGTATTCATCCACTTGTAAAAGGTAACTACTTAGCTTCACCACCACTAGTTGTTGCATATGCACTTGCTGGTACAGTAGATATCGATCTTCAAAAAGAGGCAATTGGAAAAGATCGTAACGGAAACGATGTATTCTTTAAGGACATTTGGCCAACTACTGCTGAAGTAAATGAAGTAGTAAAACAAACCGTTACACCTGAGCTATTCAGAAGAGAATATGAGAATGTCTTTGATGACAATGCTCGTTGGAATGAAATCCAAACTAGTAATGACTCTCTATATACGTTTGATGATACTTCAACTTATATCCAGAACCCTCCATTCTTCGAAGGCTTAAAGCCAGATCCAGAAGAAGTTACACCTTTATCTGGATTAAAGGTAGTTGCGAAGTTTGGTGACTCTGTAACAACTGACCATATTTCTCCTGCTGGTGCTATTGGTAAAAATACACCTGCTGGAAAATACCTACTTGAAAACGGAGTGGAAATTCGTGATTTCAACTCTTACGGATCTCGTCGTGGTAACCACGAAGTAATGATGCGTGGAACATTCGCAAATATCCGTATCCGTAACCAAGTGGCTCCTGGCACAGAAGGTGGATTTACAACTTACTGGCCAACTGGCGAAGTAACATCTATCTATGATGCATGTATGAAGTATAAGCAAGATGGAACAGGCCTAATTGTTCTAGCAGGTAAGGACTACGGAATGGGTTCTTCACGTGACTGGGCAGCAAAAGGTACAAACCTTCTTGGAATCAAAACTGTTTTAGCTGAAAGCTTTGAGCGTATTCACCGTTCAAACCTTGTATTAATGGGTGTTCTTCCACTTCAATTCAAAGATGGAGAAAACGCTGATACACTTGGCCTAACTGGTAAAGAAACAATCGACGTTCAAGTGGATGAAAATGTAAGACCACGTGACCTATTAAAGGTTACAGCTACTGCTGAAGACGGAAGCAAGAAAGAATTCGAAGTTCTCGTTCGTTTCGACTCAGAAGTAGAGATCGATTACTACCGTCACGGTGGAATTCTACCAATGGTTCTTCGTGAAAAATTACAAAACTAA